A segment of the Sphingobacterium oryzagri genome:
AACATCTGGAGCAATATCGCCATGCTACGTACAATCCGATAGATTATTACGAAGAAGCGCTGCGAAGAGAGCCAACAGATGTGCGATCTAACAATGCTTTCGGGCTACTTTTGCTGAGACGAGGCAAATTTTCTGTTGCGGAGCAATATTTCCGTCGCGCCATACAAACACAAACCGAAAGAAATCCCAATCCTTATGATGGAGAGGCGTACTACAACTTAGGATTGGCACTAAAATTCCAGCACCGTAACGAAGACGCTTACGAAGCGTTTTATAAATCAGCTTGGAATGCGGCATGGCAGGATACGGCCTATTTTTCGTTGGCCCAGCTGGACTGTATGAAAGGCGCATGGACAGCCGCTTTCGAACATATTAACTTATCCCTAATCAAAAACTGGCATCATCATAAAGCAAGACACCTGAAGACGGCTATACTGCGCAAGATGGATAACCGCGAAGACGCATTAAAATTAATAGACGAATCGCTAAAAATTGACAAATTCAACCTCGGCTGCCGATTTGAAAAATACCTCATCACGCATAATGAAGAAGATCTACATGCGTTTCGTACCCTCGTTGGAGAATCTGTTCATACCTATTTAGAATACGCGCTTGACTATGCAAATGCTGGTTTTTACGAAGATGCCATTTTCTTGTTAACGCAATACGTGCAAAACTACAATAACGACTATCCGATTGTTTCGTATGCGTTGGGTTACTTTCAGCATAAACTGGGCCATGTCGATCTTGCAGGCAACCATTATCAATATGCTGCTCAACTATCTGCCGAGCGTTGTTTTCCAAATCGTCTGGAAGAAATCCTGATCCTGGAAGACGCCATCGCATTCGATGCCGCTGATTCGCTGGCGCCGTATCTACTGGGCAACCTGTGGTATGCAAACCGACAATATGCGGCGGCGGTTTCCTGCTGGGAACGATCGATCGAACTAAATGATAAATTTCCTACAGCGCTACGCAATTTGGCATTGGCATATTACAATAAACTAGACAAAAAGCAGGAGGCAAAATCACTTCTTGAACGGGCTTTTCAATTGGATCTTACCGATGCACGAATCTTCATGGAGCTTGATCAGTTGTATAAAAAACTGAATCATTCCGTATCCTCAAGGTTGTCATTTTACGAAACCTACTCGTCACTCGTGCCGCTTCGCGATGATTTATTGATTGAATACATTACCTTACTAAATCAAACGGGCGAGCATCAAACGGCCAAAGACTTGATCGATCAGCACCAGTTTCACCCTTGGGAAGGCGGTGAAGGCAAGATAACCAAGCAATTTGCGTTGTGCCGGGTTGAATTAGCCAAACAAGCCATTGCGGAAGAAAAATACGAGTATGCCTTAATGCTACTCCACGAAACAGATACCTATCCAAACCACCTGGGAGAAGGAAAACTGGCCAATGCAGAAGAAAACGATATTAATTATTATAAAGGACTGGCTTACGGAAAAATTGGCGAGCAAGAACGGTCGAAATATTACTTTAAGCTTGCCACGATAGGGTCGTCGGAGCCGGCTCAAGCCTTTTTCTATAACGATCAGCAGCCAGATAAAATTTACTATCAGGGATTGGCCTTCCAGGCATTGAACAAAATAGCGGAGGCGAAAAGTAGATTTAACAAGCTTATTGATCACGGACGTAAACACCTGTTCGACACCTGCAAAATCGACTATTTCGCTGTTTCGCTGCCAGACTTGGCTATTTGGGAAGACAATCTGGACATCAGAAATCAGATACATTGCTACTACGTGATGGGCTTGGGGCATTTGGGTCTTGGCGACCTGGCTAAAGCCAAGCATTATTTTGAAGAAGTGCTGGCACGGGATATTAACCATGTGGACAGTCAAATTTTCTTGCGCGAAGTTTAACAAATACCGACAAGACAAGTTAAAAAACAACCTACAATGATATTACACAGTTATAGACGTATCGGGCGAAGGATCATTTTATCGTTGACGCTAACGGTAGCCACGTGCGTTGTTGCAAACGCACAACAATCCATTGATCTTGCGGGTAAATGGACCGTTGCGCTGGATTCACTAGACATTGGCGAGGAGAGAGAATGGGCGAAGAATTCATTCAGCGCAAACATCAATCTGCCCGGAACGCTAGATGGCGCCGGTTTGGGTGAGCCAAATATGCTGAAACCAGCTCTAACAAAGCCACAACTGACGCATTTAACACGTAAACACAGCTATATTGGCGCCGCTTGGTATACCAAAGAGATCAGCATCCCGAAAGATTGGAAGGACAAGAAAATTGGTCTGAAATTGGAGCGCGTGCTGTGGAAGACGCAAGTCTGGGTGGATGGAAAAAAAGTGGACGTCGAGCAAAACAGTCTGATTGCACCGCATTATTTTGATCTGACGAACTACTTAACGCCCGGCAAAACACAACGGTTAACGCTTAAGATTGACAACCGCAAATTTTTTGATCTAAGCTACGACAATATGGCGCATGCATACACAAACCATACGCAAATTATCTGGAACGGTGTGATTGGCGACATTCAGTTGACGGCCGAAAATGCGCTATCGGTCGCGGACGTGCAAGTATTTAGCAGCCTGGCGAACAAAAATGTGCAGGTAAAAGCGGTATTGCGGAATGATGGTCAGCGCAGCATAAAAAGACAAATCGTATTTAACATTCGTGATAAAGCAGATCAATCTATTGTGGCTACACAAAGCAAAGATTTGGTCTTGGCCGCTGGAATAAACGAACTGGAATTTACCATGCCTGTAAATAGCGCGATTAAGCCCTGGGATGAATTTCATCCGAATCTTTATACACTGGAATCGTCGATCAAGGAATCGCAAATGCAGAAAAAAGAGACAGACTTTGCCTTTCGTGATTTTACTACATCGGGAAAAACATTCTTACTAAACGGCAAACCGATCTTTTTACGGGGTACATTAGAATGCAATATTTTTCCACTTACGGGTCATCCACCGATGAAAAAAAACGAATGGAAAAAGCTATTTCAAACCGCTAAAAACTGGGGATTAAACCACATCAGGTTTCACTCTTGGTGTCCACCAGAAGCCGCCTTCCAAGCAGCAGATGACATTGGTATGTATCTGCAAGTCGAATTACCGATTTGGTCACTTACGGTTGGCGAATTACAGAGTACAACAGCATTTCTTTATCAGGAAGCCGATCGGATGATCAAGGAATATGGCAACCACCCTTCGTTTATGCTGTGGAGCATGGGCAACGAACTTCAGGGAAAGATGGAAGTGTTAAACAAAATGGTCGATGTTATCAAACGTAAAGATTCGAGACATTTGTATGCAAACACGTCTTTTACATTTGAAAAAGGACATGGTGACAGACCGGAAAAAAACGATGACTTCTTTGTTACGCAATGGACAACGGATGGATGGGTGCGCGGACAAGGCGTATTTAATGACCAAAGCCCGTCGTTTAATAAAAATTACAACGCTGCACTTGTTAATGTGCATGTGCCGGTCGTGACGCATGAAATCGGTCAATATGCGGTGTACCCCAATCTCAAAGAAATTGACAAATACACAGGTGTTCTTGATCCGCTGAATTTTAAGGCGATCCGGGAAGATCTTCAAGCCAAGGGCATGATCAATCAAGCCGATGACTTTCTGACATCTTCAGGGAAATTAGCAGCCATATTATACAAAGAAGAAATAGAGCGCGCGCTAAAAACAGCGGGCATCAGCGGCTTCCAGCTGTTGGATCTGCATGATTTCCCTGGACAAGGAACAGCGCTTGTTGGATTATTGGATGCTTTTTGGGACAGTAAGGGTATTTTGGACTCTACCGAGTTTAAAAACTTTAATGCGCCACTCGTTCCGCTGTTGAACTTCGAAAAAGCGACCTATAAAAACACCGAAACCTTTCATGGAGCGGTCGCCATTTCTAATTACTTCAAGGAATTCGAGCATGACCAAGCGATCAACTGGAAAATAGTAGCCGGTGATAAGGAGCTAAAAAGCGGTCAATTATCCGGCAGGATTGCCTTAGGCTTTAACGATCTGGCTGGTAAAATATCACTGGATCTTAACGAAATAAAAGTAGCAACCAAACTGACCATGACATTATCCTTGGCGGGCACAAACTTTCAGAACAGCTGGAACATCTGGGTGTATCCGGATAAAAAGGTCAACGATTATGGCAAGGTATTTTATACGCAAGATGTGCAGGAAGCTATGCGCCAATTGCGAAAAGGAAAAAAAGTATTGTTAAATCCCGATTGGAAAACCATCGAAGGTTTGGAAGGTAAATTCGTACCGGTTTTTTGGAGTCCGGTGCATTTTCCAAAACAGGCAGGATCCATGGGTTTACTGTTAGACAATACACATGCGGCATTCAACGATTTTCCAACCGATAACCACACAGACTGGCAGTGGTGGGATTTGCATCGCAAATCCACCACGCTAGTGCTGGACTCTCTGGAAGGTGGAACTCCGCTTATCCAAATGGTAGACAACTTCGCTAATAACAGAAAATTAGCCTTAGCGGTTGAGGGCGAAATGCACGGCGGTAAACTGATGATCGTTTCAATTGACCTGGCCACCGATCTGGAGGGAAGACCGGTAGCCAATCAGCTCTTGAAATCCATACTAACCTATATGAACAGTGAAAACTTCGAGCCGGAGAAAATCAGCAATCCATCTTGGCTGGAAGCAAAACTTAAAGCAAGAAAAAAAGAACAGGCTAAGCAAGATGCTACAGCTATTTATTAATCATCCAGAGCGTTTGACGCCTTACCGAAGAAACTAGTTTACGTAAGAAAAGTGCGACCTCCACATCAGGTATTGATGTGGAGGCAGGCGCTCAGATGATGATTTTATTTGTCAGAAATGACAAATAAACAGTACGCGCTAACCAAAATAAAATTTATAAATCTAATTGAAGTAACATGAAAACTAATCATTTACTACTTTGCTGGCTACTGGCTACGCTGGTATTTCTAGTATATTCCTGCAACAAGGATGAAAGCTCCTATCCTGTCGTAGACGGGGCAGATCCCGTTTTGACGCTGCGTATGGAACGTATCCGAACGGAGATCGGACGTGAGTTTAGAATACAAGGACAAATAAACGATAACGACGGTATTTCAAAAATCAAACTATCCTGTGCGGAGATCCTGTTAAACAAAACTATCGACGTGTCAAGAGATTCATTGGTTAAGGCATTTAACCTGGATTACAAATTCAAGACCCTTCCATCACAAACGGGCGATAACTTTACCGTCACGGTAACTGTAGAAGACGTGCTGGGCAAAACAGTTGAACGCTCTATTCCATTGACGATGGATGGCGACTTTACCGCCCCTACATTTACCGTGGCGCCAGATGAAAACGTAACGGTGTTGATTAAAAGCGTGACCAGATTAAATCTACGTTTCTCTTTAACAGATGATAAAGGTCTCGGAAGCGTTAAGATTGACATTCCTGAATTAAATGTCAGCGAATCGATAACATCATTTGAAAATCCACGGCTCTTTTCTTACTCGTCATCGGTGGTTTTACCATCTACAGCGGGCAGCTATGCCTGCACCATCACGGCCAAAGATGCGCAAGACAACGAAACCGTACGCAATATTATGCTACAAGTATCGCAAACGCCTGATTTTCAAAAAATGTACTTGATCGATGTCGACAATGCGACCTTATTGAATAGCGATTTGTTTGGCGTGCCGGCACTCATCGAAAGAACAGCGCCATACACCTACCGGGCGCGCTATTATAATAAAGCGAACGGAACACGCGTGCGCTTTGCTCCGCAAAAGACAGATTTTAACCCGATTTGTTACGGCATACACCCCGATGATGCGAGCAAACTAACCGACGAACCCGATATTTCGCAACCGATCATGTTGACATCCGTCGGATACAACGAGATCACATTCAACATCCAGTCTGGCAATTTCAGCGTGCGCGCGTATACGCCGACAGACACGCCTATTCCAGTCGGTTCAAATATGCTGTTGGATCCAGGAAGACCAAACGAAGGTTCGACGCCATTACGACTTGCTTTGATTGGCGCAGGGTTGCCGGGAGCAGGCAGCTGGAGCCCATCCTCGCCCCTGTTTTTAGAGCAACATGCAACGAACAAGTATTTGTTTTTTGCGGAGTTTAATCTACAGGCAGGAAATAGCATTTCGTTTATCATTGGTCCGCATCACAGTTGGGGATGGTGGTACGAGCCTTTCTGGCGATGGGACAGAGCAAACGATCCGGAAACAAATGTTTCCAACGGTGGCGAAAACCCAGGCAACTGGACGATCAGTACAACGGGGCGGTATCGTTTTGAATTTGACACACATTTGAAGAGATCCAGGTTTTACCCAATTAACTAACCTTAATAAACAACAGCACATGAAAAAATATGTAATGCTAGGATTGTTACTGGCGCCGGCAATAAGCTGGGCACAGCAACAAACGCTCATAAAAGGAACAGTGAAGGATAGTAACGGCGCAACGATATCCGGAGCAACCGTGGCTACCAAAAGAGGAAATACGAATACACTAACGGCAAACAACGGAACTTATCAAATCAATGCCAGCGGTAGTGATACCTTAGTATATAGTTTTGTAGGTTACAAAACGCAGCAATTTGCTGTAGACAATCGCACTTTAATAGACGTACTATTAGAAAGCCTATCCGCAGATCTGGAAGAAGTCGTGGTCGTGGGCTACGGTACGGTTCGCAAAAGCGATCTTACCAGTTCGATAACCTCTGTAAAAGGCAAAGATCTAAAAGATTTTACGGCAGGTAGCGCCTTAAATGCCTTGCAGGGAAAGGCCAACGGTGTGCAAATAGCTGGCGCTGGCGGACCAGGTGCCAGTCCGCGCGTGATCATACGCGGTATCACATCGGTCAACGGATCGGATCCGCTTTACGTGGTTGACAACGTGCCGTTGCCTCCGGGAACAAATTTGAATTTCTTAAATCCCGAAGAAATTGAAAGTATGGAAGTTTTAAAAGATGCATCCGCTTCTGCGATCTTCGGTACTAGAGCGTCCAATGGGGTAATCATCGTAACGACTAAAAAGGGTAAAGCAGGCAACACGATCCTTTCTTTCAGCGGATCTACCGGTATACAAACCGTGGCCAAACCCAATATGGCTAATGCATCCGTTTTTGAGCAAGTTTACAAAGCGCGCTACGCTAATGATGGAAACGCGCCGATATGGAATACAGACGACAATCTGGATGCATCTTATGGCACCGACTGGTGGGAACAGGGCGTTAATCCGACAGCCATGATGCACAACTCCAATGTAGGCTTTCAAGGTGGAAGCGAAAAACATGTATTCAGTGGAAATGTGGGGTATTTTCGTCAAAATTCCCAGTATGATATTGGCTCGTGGGATCGTTTATCTATCCGATTAAACAACGAATACACCTTAGCACCATCTGTCAAGCTGGGCATCGACATGGCGCCGCGTTACGAAACATGGACCAATACGCCAAATCTCTATGGCGATATTATGCGCATGGATCCAACGACGAGCGTTTTTCGCCCGATGGACGAGTGGCAAACTAATGTTTTCAATAACTACGCGCGATCAAACCATAATCAGGTATGGAACCCTATGGGAACCATGGCCAGGATGGATGAAAAAACGCAGTTATTTGCGTTAATCATGACGCCACACCTAACCATCACGCCAATGAAAGGCTTAACCGCCCGTACGCAATTCAACGTTAACGGTCGCATACAAAGTTCGCACAATTTTGATCCGGAGTTTTTTATCGATAATCTGGAACAAGGTCAGCGTAGTTTTATACAACGCAACAACGACATGAATGTTGATTGGAACTGGACGAATACGCTGAGCTACCTGTTTGATATTGAAAAACACCATTTTTCC
Coding sequences within it:
- a CDS encoding DUF5107 domain-containing protein codes for the protein METITNYLIRSTVNESNLVKAWNEDIMLPTYLVGEEEKNPMFLEKRVYQGSSGVVYPYAVIEKVSDEKVDKLYRAVFIENEYIKVMILPELGGRIHMAYDKVKERHFVYYNQVVKPALVGLTGPWISGGIEFNWPQHHRPSTFLPTESYIEHNSDGSVTVWCNEVERLFRMKGMQGFTLHPDKSYIEIKVKIYNRSALPQTFLWWANPAVVVNDSYKSVFPPDVHAVFDHGKRDVSNFPIATGEYYKQDYSAGVDISKYKNIPVPTSYMAIKSKYDFVGGYQDDQQGGLLHVANHHVSPGKKQWTWGNGDFGIAWDRNLTDEDGPYIELMTGVFTDNQPDFTWIQPNEEKSWVQYFMPYAEVGYVKNATKDAIVNLEVADGSAHIILYTTSSYEELNIRLTGADGDVLLDTNTSVSPRNIFKTTIDVGQYSAHELLLSVVSAGKTILQYQAEEAKIEPTPEAAKAAKEPAEIASVEQLFLTGQHLEQYRHATYNPIDYYEEALRREPTDVRSNNAFGLLLLRRGKFSVAEQYFRRAIQTQTERNPNPYDGEAYYNLGLALKFQHRNEDAYEAFYKSAWNAAWQDTAYFSLAQLDCMKGAWTAAFEHINLSLIKNWHHHKARHLKTAILRKMDNREDALKLIDESLKIDKFNLGCRFEKYLITHNEEDLHAFRTLVGESVHTYLEYALDYANAGFYEDAIFLLTQYVQNYNNDYPIVSYALGYFQHKLGHVDLAGNHYQYAAQLSAERCFPNRLEEILILEDAIAFDAADSLAPYLLGNLWYANRQYAAAVSCWERSIELNDKFPTALRNLALAYYNKLDKKQEAKSLLERAFQLDLTDARIFMELDQLYKKLNHSVSSRLSFYETYSSLVPLRDDLLIEYITLLNQTGEHQTAKDLIDQHQFHPWEGGEGKITKQFALCRVELAKQAIAEEKYEYALMLLHETDTYPNHLGEGKLANAEENDINYYKGLAYGKIGEQERSKYYFKLATIGSSEPAQAFFYNDQQPDKIYYQGLAFQALNKIAEAKSRFNKLIDHGRKHLFDTCKIDYFAVSLPDLAIWEDNLDIRNQIHCYYVMGLGHLGLGDLAKAKHYFEEVLARDINHVDSQIFLREV
- a CDS encoding sugar-binding domain-containing protein, giving the protein MILHSYRRIGRRIILSLTLTVATCVVANAQQSIDLAGKWTVALDSLDIGEEREWAKNSFSANINLPGTLDGAGLGEPNMLKPALTKPQLTHLTRKHSYIGAAWYTKEISIPKDWKDKKIGLKLERVLWKTQVWVDGKKVDVEQNSLIAPHYFDLTNYLTPGKTQRLTLKIDNRKFFDLSYDNMAHAYTNHTQIIWNGVIGDIQLTAENALSVADVQVFSSLANKNVQVKAVLRNDGQRSIKRQIVFNIRDKADQSIVATQSKDLVLAAGINELEFTMPVNSAIKPWDEFHPNLYTLESSIKESQMQKKETDFAFRDFTTSGKTFLLNGKPIFLRGTLECNIFPLTGHPPMKKNEWKKLFQTAKNWGLNHIRFHSWCPPEAAFQAADDIGMYLQVELPIWSLTVGELQSTTAFLYQEADRMIKEYGNHPSFMLWSMGNELQGKMEVLNKMVDVIKRKDSRHLYANTSFTFEKGHGDRPEKNDDFFVTQWTTDGWVRGQGVFNDQSPSFNKNYNAALVNVHVPVVTHEIGQYAVYPNLKEIDKYTGVLDPLNFKAIREDLQAKGMINQADDFLTSSGKLAAILYKEEIERALKTAGISGFQLLDLHDFPGQGTALVGLLDAFWDSKGILDSTEFKNFNAPLVPLLNFEKATYKNTETFHGAVAISNYFKEFEHDQAINWKIVAGDKELKSGQLSGRIALGFNDLAGKISLDLNEIKVATKLTMTLSLAGTNFQNSWNIWVYPDKKVNDYGKVFYTQDVQEAMRQLRKGKKVLLNPDWKTIEGLEGKFVPVFWSPVHFPKQAGSMGLLLDNTHAAFNDFPTDNHTDWQWWDLHRKSTTLVLDSLEGGTPLIQMVDNFANNRKLALAVEGEMHGGKLMIVSIDLATDLEGRPVANQLLKSILTYMNSENFEPEKISNPSWLEAKLKARKKEQAKQDATAIY